A single Vulpes lagopus strain Blue_001 chromosome 3, ASM1834538v1, whole genome shotgun sequence DNA region contains:
- the FAM193B gene encoding protein FAM193B isoform X9, which produces MAIQSLSVLTCQFCCLLVALGPLSLQSRFPPPPPSLCRLAACYVIGNAKAGKKALPKMDWCCRISLSHTSCKSQSCGGDSHSSSSSSSSSSSSSSCHGNSGDWDPSSFLSAHKLSGLWNSPHSSGAVPGSSLGSPPTIPGEVFSISEHHRHSDLTAPPNSPTGHHPQPASLIPSHPGSFGSPPHPHLLPTTPAAPFPAQASECPVAAAAAPHTPGACQNPHLPSTSMPLLKMPPPFSGCSHPCSGHCSGHCGGPLLPPPSSQQLPSTHSRDPGCKGHKFTHSGLACQLPQPCEADEGLGEEEDSSSERSSCTSSSTHQRDGKFCDCCYCEFFGHNAPPAAPTSRNYTEIREKLRSRLTRRKEEPPMKGGALGGIPGEPAVDHRDVDELLEFINSTEPKVPNSARAAKRARHKLKKKEKEKAHLAAEALKQVNRSVSGSREPRPTRERLLEWPDRELDRVNSFLSSRLQEIKNTVKDSIRASFSVCELNMDSNGFSKEGAAEPEPQNLSPSNFNGSSEQRPDINLDLSPLTLGSSQNHTLRVPGEPAPPWTEMRGSHPPWTEVRGPPPGIIPENGLVRRLNAVPNLSRVIWVKTPKPGNPSPEEPSPKEVPSFKQELSEPVASSGKPRKGKRQGSQSKKNEASPAPRSPASLEAPNAKGQTPSSKQPGKAPEPSKVGSCAEAGEGSQPGPGWAGSPKADEKGSSWRNWPGEAKARPLEQESMQPPGPARPQSLPQGKGRSRRNRNKQEKTAASLDDVFLPKDMDGVEMDETDREVEYFKRFCLDSAKQTRQKVAVNWTNFSLKKTTPSTVQ; this is translated from the exons gttccccccacctccacccagtCTGTGCAGACTTGCTGCCTGCTATGTCATCGGGAACGCAAAGGCTGGGAAGAAGGCCCTTCCCAAAATGGACTGGTGTTGCAGG ATCTCCTTGTCACACACATCCTGCAAATCACAGTCTTGTGGGGGTGACTCTCATTCCTCTTCGTCCTCCTCTTcatcgtcctcgtcctcctcctcctgccatgGGAACTCAGGGGACTGGGATCCCAGCTCCTTCCTGTCAGCACATAAGCTCTCGGGCCTCTGGAACTCTCCGCACTCCAGTGGGGCTGTGCCGGGTAGCTCACTCGGGAGTCCTCCTACCATCCCTG GTGAGGTTTTCTCTATCTCGGAGCACCACCGGCACTCAGACCTCACTGCTCCACCTAACAGCCCCACCGGCCACCACCCGCAGCCAGCGTCACTGATCCCATCTCACCCCGGATCCTTTGGCTCACCACCCCACCCACACCTGCTGCCTACTACCCCAGCAGCACCTTTCCCTGCCCAGGCTTCAGAATGCCCAGTTGCCGCTGCTGccgccccccacaccccagggGCATGTCAGAACCCTCACCTGCCCTCCACCAGCATGCCGCTCCTGAAGATGCCTCCACCATTCTCAGGGTGCAGCCACCCCTGTAGTGGGCACTGCAGTGGGCACTGTGGTgggcctctcctcccacctcccagctctCAACAACTCCCTAGCACTCACAG CAGGGATCCTGGGTGCAAAGGGCACAAGTTTACACACAGTGGCCTGGCCTGccagctgccccagccctgcGAGGCAGATGAGGGCCtgggtgaggaagaggacagcAGCTCAGAGCGCAGCTCCTGCACCTCATCCTCCACTCATCAGagagatggaaagttctgtgaCTGCTGCTACTGTGAGTTCTTCGGCCACAATGCG ccacccgCTGCCCCGACGAGTCGGAATTATACAGAGATCCGGGAGAAGCTCCGCTCGAGGCTGACCAGGCGGAAAGAGGAGCCGCCCATGAAGGGGGGCGCCCTGGGCGGGATCCCTGGGGAGCCCGCCGTGGACCACCGAGATGTGGATGAGCTGCTGGAATTCATCAACAGCACGGAGCCCAAAGTCCCCAACAGCGCCAGGGCCGCCAAGCGGGCCCGGCACAAGCTGAAAAAgaag GAAAAGGAGAAGGCCCACTTGGCAGCAGAAGCTCTAAAGCAGGTGAATCGAAGTGTTTCTGGAAGCCGGGAGCCAAGGCCTACCAGGGAGAGGCTCTTGGAGTGGCCTGACCGGGAGCTGGATCGGGTCAACAGCTTCCTGAGCAGCCGTCTGCAAGAGATCAAGAACACCGTCAAGGACTCTATCCGTGCCAGCTTCAGTGTGTGTGAGCTCAACATGGACAGCAATGGATTCTCTAAGGAAGGGGCTGCTGAGCCAGAGCCCCAGAACCTATCCCCCTCAAACTTCAATGGCTCATCAGAACAACGGCCTGACATTAACCTTGACCTGTCCCCTTTGACTTTGGGGTCCTCTCAGAACCACACGTTACGAGTTCCAGGTGAGCCAGCCCCACCATGGACAGAAATGAGAGGCTCTCACCCACCATGGACAGAGGTGAGGGGGCCCCCTCCCGGTATCATCCCTGAGAATGGGCTGGTGAGGAGACTCAATGCAGTGCCCAACCTTTCCCGGGTGATCTGGGTCAAGACACCCAAGCCAGGCAACCCTAGTCCTGAGGAGCCAAGCCCAAAGGAGGTTCCCAGTTTCAAGCAGGAGCTGTCTGAGCCTGTGGCCTCAAGTGGAAAGCCGCGGAAGGGCAAGAGACAGGGCAGTCAGTCCAAGAAGAATGAGGCGAGCCCAGCCCCCCGGTCCCCAGCTAGCCTTGAGGCTCCCAATGCCAAGGGCCAGACCCCCAGCTCCAAGCAGCCAGGCAAGGCCCCAGAGCCTTCCAAGGTGGGCAGCTGTGCTGAGGCTGGAGAGGGGAGCCAGCCAGGACCAGGCTGGGCTGGCAGCCCCAAAGCTGACGAGAAGGGCAGCTCCTGGCGAAACTGGCCAGGTGAGGCCAAAGCACGGCCTCTGGAGCAGGAGTCTATGCAGCCCCCAGGCCCAGCAAGGCCACAAAGCTTGCCGCAGGGCAAGGGCCGCAGCCGCCGGAACCGCAACAAGCAGGAGAAGACGGCCGCCTCCTTGG ACGATGTGTTCCTGCCCAAGGACATGGATGGGGTGGAGATGGATGAGACTGACCGGGAGGTGGAATACTTCAAGAG GTTCTGTTTGGATTCTGCAAAGCAAACTCGTCAGAAAGTTGCTGTGAACTGGACCAACTTCAGCCTCAAGAAAACCACTCCCAGCACAGTTCAGTGA
- the FAM193B gene encoding protein FAM193B isoform X10, with amino-acid sequence MPKLVKNLLGEMPLWVCQSCRKSMEEDERQTGPEHAVAISLSHTSCKSQSCGGDSHSSSSSSSSSSSSSSCHGNSGDWDPSSFLSAHKLSGLWNSPHSSGAVPGSSLGSPPTIPGEVFSISEHHRHSDLTAPPNSPTGHHPQPASLIPSHPGSFGSPPHPHLLPTTPAAPFPAQASECPVAAAAAPHTPGACQNPHLPSTSMPLLKMPPPFSGCSHPCSGHCSGHCGGPLLPPPSSQQLPSTHSRDPGCKGHKFTHSGLACQLPQPCEADEGLGEEEDSSSERSSCTSSSTHQRDGKFCDCCYCEFFGHNAPPAAPTSRNYTEIREKLRSRLTRRKEEPPMKGGALGGIPGEPAVDHRDVDELLEFINSTEPKVPNSARAAKRARHKLKKKEKEKAHLAAEALKQVNRSVSGSREPRPTRERLLEWPDRELDRVNSFLSSRLQEIKNTVKDSIRASFSVCELNMDSNGFSKEGAAEPEPQNLSPSNFNGSSEQRPDINLDLSPLTLGSSQNHTLRVPGEPAPPWTEMRGSHPPWTEVRGPPPGIIPENGLVRRLNAVPNLSRVIWVKTPKPGNPSPEEPSPKEVPSFKQELSEPVASSGKPRKGKRQGSQSKKNEASPAPRSPASLEAPNAKGQTPSSKQPGKAPEPSKVGSCAEAGEGSQPGPGWAGSPKADEKGSSWRNWPGEAKARPLEQESMQPPGPARPQSLPQGKGRSRRNRNKQEKTAASLDDVFLPKDMDGVEMDETDREVEYFKRFCLDSAKQTRQKVAVNWTNFSLKKTTPSTVQ; translated from the exons ATGCCAAAGCTTGTCAAGAATCTCCTAGGCGAGATGCCTCTATGGGTCTGCCAGAGTTGCCGAAAGAGCATGGAGGAAGATGAAAGGCAGACAGGTCCAGAGCATGCAGTGGCG ATCTCCTTGTCACACACATCCTGCAAATCACAGTCTTGTGGGGGTGACTCTCATTCCTCTTCGTCCTCCTCTTcatcgtcctcgtcctcctcctcctgccatgGGAACTCAGGGGACTGGGATCCCAGCTCCTTCCTGTCAGCACATAAGCTCTCGGGCCTCTGGAACTCTCCGCACTCCAGTGGGGCTGTGCCGGGTAGCTCACTCGGGAGTCCTCCTACCATCCCTG GTGAGGTTTTCTCTATCTCGGAGCACCACCGGCACTCAGACCTCACTGCTCCACCTAACAGCCCCACCGGCCACCACCCGCAGCCAGCGTCACTGATCCCATCTCACCCCGGATCCTTTGGCTCACCACCCCACCCACACCTGCTGCCTACTACCCCAGCAGCACCTTTCCCTGCCCAGGCTTCAGAATGCCCAGTTGCCGCTGCTGccgccccccacaccccagggGCATGTCAGAACCCTCACCTGCCCTCCACCAGCATGCCGCTCCTGAAGATGCCTCCACCATTCTCAGGGTGCAGCCACCCCTGTAGTGGGCACTGCAGTGGGCACTGTGGTgggcctctcctcccacctcccagctctCAACAACTCCCTAGCACTCACAG CAGGGATCCTGGGTGCAAAGGGCACAAGTTTACACACAGTGGCCTGGCCTGccagctgccccagccctgcGAGGCAGATGAGGGCCtgggtgaggaagaggacagcAGCTCAGAGCGCAGCTCCTGCACCTCATCCTCCACTCATCAGagagatggaaagttctgtgaCTGCTGCTACTGTGAGTTCTTCGGCCACAATGCG ccacccgCTGCCCCGACGAGTCGGAATTATACAGAGATCCGGGAGAAGCTCCGCTCGAGGCTGACCAGGCGGAAAGAGGAGCCGCCCATGAAGGGGGGCGCCCTGGGCGGGATCCCTGGGGAGCCCGCCGTGGACCACCGAGATGTGGATGAGCTGCTGGAATTCATCAACAGCACGGAGCCCAAAGTCCCCAACAGCGCCAGGGCCGCCAAGCGGGCCCGGCACAAGCTGAAAAAgaag GAAAAGGAGAAGGCCCACTTGGCAGCAGAAGCTCTAAAGCAGGTGAATCGAAGTGTTTCTGGAAGCCGGGAGCCAAGGCCTACCAGGGAGAGGCTCTTGGAGTGGCCTGACCGGGAGCTGGATCGGGTCAACAGCTTCCTGAGCAGCCGTCTGCAAGAGATCAAGAACACCGTCAAGGACTCTATCCGTGCCAGCTTCAGTGTGTGTGAGCTCAACATGGACAGCAATGGATTCTCTAAGGAAGGGGCTGCTGAGCCAGAGCCCCAGAACCTATCCCCCTCAAACTTCAATGGCTCATCAGAACAACGGCCTGACATTAACCTTGACCTGTCCCCTTTGACTTTGGGGTCCTCTCAGAACCACACGTTACGAGTTCCAGGTGAGCCAGCCCCACCATGGACAGAAATGAGAGGCTCTCACCCACCATGGACAGAGGTGAGGGGGCCCCCTCCCGGTATCATCCCTGAGAATGGGCTGGTGAGGAGACTCAATGCAGTGCCCAACCTTTCCCGGGTGATCTGGGTCAAGACACCCAAGCCAGGCAACCCTAGTCCTGAGGAGCCAAGCCCAAAGGAGGTTCCCAGTTTCAAGCAGGAGCTGTCTGAGCCTGTGGCCTCAAGTGGAAAGCCGCGGAAGGGCAAGAGACAGGGCAGTCAGTCCAAGAAGAATGAGGCGAGCCCAGCCCCCCGGTCCCCAGCTAGCCTTGAGGCTCCCAATGCCAAGGGCCAGACCCCCAGCTCCAAGCAGCCAGGCAAGGCCCCAGAGCCTTCCAAGGTGGGCAGCTGTGCTGAGGCTGGAGAGGGGAGCCAGCCAGGACCAGGCTGGGCTGGCAGCCCCAAAGCTGACGAGAAGGGCAGCTCCTGGCGAAACTGGCCAGGTGAGGCCAAAGCACGGCCTCTGGAGCAGGAGTCTATGCAGCCCCCAGGCCCAGCAAGGCCACAAAGCTTGCCGCAGGGCAAGGGCCGCAGCCGCCGGAACCGCAACAAGCAGGAGAAGACGGCCGCCTCCTTGG ACGATGTGTTCCTGCCCAAGGACATGGATGGGGTGGAGATGGATGAGACTGACCGGGAGGTGGAATACTTCAAGAG GTTCTGTTTGGATTCTGCAAAGCAAACTCGTCAGAAAGTTGCTGTGAACTGGACCAACTTCAGCCTCAAGAAAACCACTCCCAGCACAGTTCAGTGA
- the FAM193B gene encoding protein FAM193B isoform X13 has product MKGGALGGIPGEPAVDHRDVDELLEFINSTEPKVPNSARAAKRARHKLKKKEKEKAHLAAEALKQVNRSVSGSREPRPTRERLLEWPDRELDRVNSFLSSRLQEIKNTVKDSIRASFSVCELNMDSNGFSKEGAAEPEPQNLSPSNFNGSSEQRPDINLDLSPLTLGSSQNHTLRVPGEPAPPWTEMRGSHPPWTEVRGPPPGIIPENGLVRRLNAVPNLSRVIWVKTPKPGNPSPEEPSPKEVPSFKQELSEPVASSGKPRKGKRQGSQSKKNEASPAPRSPASLEAPNAKGQTPSSKQPGKAPEPSKVGSCAEAGEGSQPGPGWAGSPKADEKGSSWRNWPGEAKARPLEQESMQPPGPARPQSLPQGKGRSRRNRNKQEKTAASLDDVFLPKDMDGVEMDETDREVEYFKRFCLDSAKQTRQKVAVNWTNFSLKKTTPSTVQ; this is encoded by the exons ATGAAGGGGGGCGCCCTGGGCGGGATCCCTGGGGAGCCCGCCGTGGACCACCGAGATGTGGATGAGCTGCTGGAATTCATCAACAGCACGGAGCCCAAAGTCCCCAACAGCGCCAGGGCCGCCAAGCGGGCCCGGCACAAGCTGAAAAAgaag GAAAAGGAGAAGGCCCACTTGGCAGCAGAAGCTCTAAAGCAGGTGAATCGAAGTGTTTCTGGAAGCCGGGAGCCAAGGCCTACCAGGGAGAGGCTCTTGGAGTGGCCTGACCGGGAGCTGGATCGGGTCAACAGCTTCCTGAGCAGCCGTCTGCAAGAGATCAAGAACACCGTCAAGGACTCTATCCGTGCCAGCTTCAGTGTGTGTGAGCTCAACATGGACAGCAATGGATTCTCTAAGGAAGGGGCTGCTGAGCCAGAGCCCCAGAACCTATCCCCCTCAAACTTCAATGGCTCATCAGAACAACGGCCTGACATTAACCTTGACCTGTCCCCTTTGACTTTGGGGTCCTCTCAGAACCACACGTTACGAGTTCCAGGTGAGCCAGCCCCACCATGGACAGAAATGAGAGGCTCTCACCCACCATGGACAGAGGTGAGGGGGCCCCCTCCCGGTATCATCCCTGAGAATGGGCTGGTGAGGAGACTCAATGCAGTGCCCAACCTTTCCCGGGTGATCTGGGTCAAGACACCCAAGCCAGGCAACCCTAGTCCTGAGGAGCCAAGCCCAAAGGAGGTTCCCAGTTTCAAGCAGGAGCTGTCTGAGCCTGTGGCCTCAAGTGGAAAGCCGCGGAAGGGCAAGAGACAGGGCAGTCAGTCCAAGAAGAATGAGGCGAGCCCAGCCCCCCGGTCCCCAGCTAGCCTTGAGGCTCCCAATGCCAAGGGCCAGACCCCCAGCTCCAAGCAGCCAGGCAAGGCCCCAGAGCCTTCCAAGGTGGGCAGCTGTGCTGAGGCTGGAGAGGGGAGCCAGCCAGGACCAGGCTGGGCTGGCAGCCCCAAAGCTGACGAGAAGGGCAGCTCCTGGCGAAACTGGCCAGGTGAGGCCAAAGCACGGCCTCTGGAGCAGGAGTCTATGCAGCCCCCAGGCCCAGCAAGGCCACAAAGCTTGCCGCAGGGCAAGGGCCGCAGCCGCCGGAACCGCAACAAGCAGGAGAAGACGGCCGCCTCCTTGG ACGATGTGTTCCTGCCCAAGGACATGGATGGGGTGGAGATGGATGAGACTGACCGGGAGGTGGAATACTTCAAGAG GTTCTGTTTGGATTCTGCAAAGCAAACTCGTCAGAAAGTTGCTGTGAACTGGACCAACTTCAGCCTCAAGAAAACCACTCCCAGCACAGTTCAGTGA
- the FAM193B gene encoding protein FAM193B isoform X8: protein MTRRRSRPSGGAGRRERMRAAGQQKPQAPEPPPPPSLEAGAGAGPPEAPVEPDRDGPREENEPKLAPGPQVPPTSTQSVQTCCLLCHRERKGWEEGPSQNGLVLQGEKLPPDFMPKLVKNLLGEMPLWVCQSCRKSMEEDERQTGPEHAVAISLSHTSCKSQSCGGDSHSSSSSSSSSSSSSSCHGNSGDWDPSSFLSAHKLSGLWNSPHSSGAVPGSSLGSPPTIPGEVFSISEHHRHSDLTAPPNSPTGHHPQPASLIPSHPGSFGSPPHPHLLPTTPAAPFPAQASECPVAAAAAPHTPGACQNPHLPSTSMPLLKMPPPFSGCSHPCSGHCSGHCGGPLLPPPSSQQLPSTHRDPGCKGHKFTHSGLACQLPQPCEADEGLGEEEDSSSERSSCTSSSTHQRDGKFCDCCYCEFFGHNAEKEKAHLAAEALKQVNRSVSGSREPRPTRERLLEWPDRELDRVNSFLSSRLQEIKNTVKDSIRASFSVCELNMDSNGFSKEGAAEPEPQNLSPSNFNGSSEQRPDINLDLSPLTLGSSQNHTLRVPGEPAPPWTEMRGSHPPWTEVRGPPPGIIPENGLVRRLNAVPNLSRVIWVKTPKPGNPSPEEPSPKEVPSFKQELSEPVASSGKPRKGKRQGSQSKKNEASPAPRSPASLEAPNAKGQTPSSKQPGKAPEPSKVGSCAEAGEGSQPGPGWAGSPKADEKGSSWRNWPGEAKARPLEQESMQPPGPARPQSLPQGKGRSRRNRNKQEKTAASLDDVFLPKDMDGVEMDETDREVEYFKRFCLDSAKQTRQKVAVNWTNFSLKKTTPSTVQ, encoded by the exons gttccccccacctccacccagtCTGTGCAGACTTGCTGCCTGCTATGTCATCGGGAACGCAAAGGCTGGGAAGAAGGCCCTTCCCAAAATGGACTGGTGTTGCAGGGTGAGAAGCTGCCCCCTGACTTCATGCCAAAGCTTGTCAAGAATCTCCTAGGCGAGATGCCTCTATGGGTCTGCCAGAGTTGCCGAAAGAGCATGGAGGAAGATGAAAGGCAGACAGGTCCAGAGCATGCAGTGGCG ATCTCCTTGTCACACACATCCTGCAAATCACAGTCTTGTGGGGGTGACTCTCATTCCTCTTCGTCCTCCTCTTcatcgtcctcgtcctcctcctcctgccatgGGAACTCAGGGGACTGGGATCCCAGCTCCTTCCTGTCAGCACATAAGCTCTCGGGCCTCTGGAACTCTCCGCACTCCAGTGGGGCTGTGCCGGGTAGCTCACTCGGGAGTCCTCCTACCATCCCTG GTGAGGTTTTCTCTATCTCGGAGCACCACCGGCACTCAGACCTCACTGCTCCACCTAACAGCCCCACCGGCCACCACCCGCAGCCAGCGTCACTGATCCCATCTCACCCCGGATCCTTTGGCTCACCACCCCACCCACACCTGCTGCCTACTACCCCAGCAGCACCTTTCCCTGCCCAGGCTTCAGAATGCCCAGTTGCCGCTGCTGccgccccccacaccccagggGCATGTCAGAACCCTCACCTGCCCTCCACCAGCATGCCGCTCCTGAAGATGCCTCCACCATTCTCAGGGTGCAGCCACCCCTGTAGTGGGCACTGCAGTGGGCACTGTGGTgggcctctcctcccacctcccagctctCAACAACTCCCTAGCACTCACAG GGATCCTGGGTGCAAAGGGCACAAGTTTACACACAGTGGCCTGGCCTGccagctgccccagccctgcGAGGCAGATGAGGGCCtgggtgaggaagaggacagcAGCTCAGAGCGCAGCTCCTGCACCTCATCCTCCACTCATCAGagagatggaaagttctgtgaCTGCTGCTACTGTGAGTTCTTCGGCCACAATGCG GAAAAGGAGAAGGCCCACTTGGCAGCAGAAGCTCTAAAGCAGGTGAATCGAAGTGTTTCTGGAAGCCGGGAGCCAAGGCCTACCAGGGAGAGGCTCTTGGAGTGGCCTGACCGGGAGCTGGATCGGGTCAACAGCTTCCTGAGCAGCCGTCTGCAAGAGATCAAGAACACCGTCAAGGACTCTATCCGTGCCAGCTTCAGTGTGTGTGAGCTCAACATGGACAGCAATGGATTCTCTAAGGAAGGGGCTGCTGAGCCAGAGCCCCAGAACCTATCCCCCTCAAACTTCAATGGCTCATCAGAACAACGGCCTGACATTAACCTTGACCTGTCCCCTTTGACTTTGGGGTCCTCTCAGAACCACACGTTACGAGTTCCAGGTGAGCCAGCCCCACCATGGACAGAAATGAGAGGCTCTCACCCACCATGGACAGAGGTGAGGGGGCCCCCTCCCGGTATCATCCCTGAGAATGGGCTGGTGAGGAGACTCAATGCAGTGCCCAACCTTTCCCGGGTGATCTGGGTCAAGACACCCAAGCCAGGCAACCCTAGTCCTGAGGAGCCAAGCCCAAAGGAGGTTCCCAGTTTCAAGCAGGAGCTGTCTGAGCCTGTGGCCTCAAGTGGAAAGCCGCGGAAGGGCAAGAGACAGGGCAGTCAGTCCAAGAAGAATGAGGCGAGCCCAGCCCCCCGGTCCCCAGCTAGCCTTGAGGCTCCCAATGCCAAGGGCCAGACCCCCAGCTCCAAGCAGCCAGGCAAGGCCCCAGAGCCTTCCAAGGTGGGCAGCTGTGCTGAGGCTGGAGAGGGGAGCCAGCCAGGACCAGGCTGGGCTGGCAGCCCCAAAGCTGACGAGAAGGGCAGCTCCTGGCGAAACTGGCCAGGTGAGGCCAAAGCACGGCCTCTGGAGCAGGAGTCTATGCAGCCCCCAGGCCCAGCAAGGCCACAAAGCTTGCCGCAGGGCAAGGGCCGCAGCCGCCGGAACCGCAACAAGCAGGAGAAGACGGCCGCCTCCTTGG ACGATGTGTTCCTGCCCAAGGACATGGATGGGGTGGAGATGGATGAGACTGACCGGGAGGTGGAATACTTCAAGAG GTTCTGTTTGGATTCTGCAAAGCAAACTCGTCAGAAAGTTGCTGTGAACTGGACCAACTTCAGCCTCAAGAAAACCACTCCCAGCACAGTTCAGTGA
- the FAM193B gene encoding protein FAM193B isoform X11, with protein MDWCCRISLSHTSCKSQSCGGDSHSSSSSSSSSSSSSSCHGNSGDWDPSSFLSAHKLSGLWNSPHSSGAVPGSSLGSPPTIPGEVFSISEHHRHSDLTAPPNSPTGHHPQPASLIPSHPGSFGSPPHPHLLPTTPAAPFPAQASECPVAAAAAPHTPGACQNPHLPSTSMPLLKMPPPFSGCSHPCSGHCSGHCGGPLLPPPSSQQLPSTHSRDPGCKGHKFTHSGLACQLPQPCEADEGLGEEEDSSSERSSCTSSSTHQRDGKFCDCCYCEFFGHNAPPAAPTSRNYTEIREKLRSRLTRRKEEPPMKGGALGGIPGEPAVDHRDVDELLEFINSTEPKVPNSARAAKRARHKLKKKEKEKAHLAAEALKQVNRSVSGSREPRPTRERLLEWPDRELDRVNSFLSSRLQEIKNTVKDSIRASFSVCELNMDSNGFSKEGAAEPEPQNLSPSNFNGSSEQRPDINLDLSPLTLGSSQNHTLRVPGEPAPPWTEMRGSHPPWTEVRGPPPGIIPENGLVRRLNAVPNLSRVIWVKTPKPGNPSPEEPSPKEVPSFKQELSEPVASSGKPRKGKRQGSQSKKNEASPAPRSPASLEAPNAKGQTPSSKQPGKAPEPSKVGSCAEAGEGSQPGPGWAGSPKADEKGSSWRNWPGEAKARPLEQESMQPPGPARPQSLPQGKGRSRRNRNKQEKTAASLDDVFLPKDMDGVEMDETDREVEYFKRFCLDSAKQTRQKVAVNWTNFSLKKTTPSTVQ; from the exons ATGGACTGGTGTTGCAGG ATCTCCTTGTCACACACATCCTGCAAATCACAGTCTTGTGGGGGTGACTCTCATTCCTCTTCGTCCTCCTCTTcatcgtcctcgtcctcctcctcctgccatgGGAACTCAGGGGACTGGGATCCCAGCTCCTTCCTGTCAGCACATAAGCTCTCGGGCCTCTGGAACTCTCCGCACTCCAGTGGGGCTGTGCCGGGTAGCTCACTCGGGAGTCCTCCTACCATCCCTG GTGAGGTTTTCTCTATCTCGGAGCACCACCGGCACTCAGACCTCACTGCTCCACCTAACAGCCCCACCGGCCACCACCCGCAGCCAGCGTCACTGATCCCATCTCACCCCGGATCCTTTGGCTCACCACCCCACCCACACCTGCTGCCTACTACCCCAGCAGCACCTTTCCCTGCCCAGGCTTCAGAATGCCCAGTTGCCGCTGCTGccgccccccacaccccagggGCATGTCAGAACCCTCACCTGCCCTCCACCAGCATGCCGCTCCTGAAGATGCCTCCACCATTCTCAGGGTGCAGCCACCCCTGTAGTGGGCACTGCAGTGGGCACTGTGGTgggcctctcctcccacctcccagctctCAACAACTCCCTAGCACTCACAG CAGGGATCCTGGGTGCAAAGGGCACAAGTTTACACACAGTGGCCTGGCCTGccagctgccccagccctgcGAGGCAGATGAGGGCCtgggtgaggaagaggacagcAGCTCAGAGCGCAGCTCCTGCACCTCATCCTCCACTCATCAGagagatggaaagttctgtgaCTGCTGCTACTGTGAGTTCTTCGGCCACAATGCG ccacccgCTGCCCCGACGAGTCGGAATTATACAGAGATCCGGGAGAAGCTCCGCTCGAGGCTGACCAGGCGGAAAGAGGAGCCGCCCATGAAGGGGGGCGCCCTGGGCGGGATCCCTGGGGAGCCCGCCGTGGACCACCGAGATGTGGATGAGCTGCTGGAATTCATCAACAGCACGGAGCCCAAAGTCCCCAACAGCGCCAGGGCCGCCAAGCGGGCCCGGCACAAGCTGAAAAAgaag GAAAAGGAGAAGGCCCACTTGGCAGCAGAAGCTCTAAAGCAGGTGAATCGAAGTGTTTCTGGAAGCCGGGAGCCAAGGCCTACCAGGGAGAGGCTCTTGGAGTGGCCTGACCGGGAGCTGGATCGGGTCAACAGCTTCCTGAGCAGCCGTCTGCAAGAGATCAAGAACACCGTCAAGGACTCTATCCGTGCCAGCTTCAGTGTGTGTGAGCTCAACATGGACAGCAATGGATTCTCTAAGGAAGGGGCTGCTGAGCCAGAGCCCCAGAACCTATCCCCCTCAAACTTCAATGGCTCATCAGAACAACGGCCTGACATTAACCTTGACCTGTCCCCTTTGACTTTGGGGTCCTCTCAGAACCACACGTTACGAGTTCCAGGTGAGCCAGCCCCACCATGGACAGAAATGAGAGGCTCTCACCCACCATGGACAGAGGTGAGGGGGCCCCCTCCCGGTATCATCCCTGAGAATGGGCTGGTGAGGAGACTCAATGCAGTGCCCAACCTTTCCCGGGTGATCTGGGTCAAGACACCCAAGCCAGGCAACCCTAGTCCTGAGGAGCCAAGCCCAAAGGAGGTTCCCAGTTTCAAGCAGGAGCTGTCTGAGCCTGTGGCCTCAAGTGGAAAGCCGCGGAAGGGCAAGAGACAGGGCAGTCAGTCCAAGAAGAATGAGGCGAGCCCAGCCCCCCGGTCCCCAGCTAGCCTTGAGGCTCCCAATGCCAAGGGCCAGACCCCCAGCTCCAAGCAGCCAGGCAAGGCCCCAGAGCCTTCCAAGGTGGGCAGCTGTGCTGAGGCTGGAGAGGGGAGCCAGCCAGGACCAGGCTGGGCTGGCAGCCCCAAAGCTGACGAGAAGGGCAGCTCCTGGCGAAACTGGCCAGGTGAGGCCAAAGCACGGCCTCTGGAGCAGGAGTCTATGCAGCCCCCAGGCCCAGCAAGGCCACAAAGCTTGCCGCAGGGCAAGGGCCGCAGCCGCCGGAACCGCAACAAGCAGGAGAAGACGGCCGCCTCCTTGG ACGATGTGTTCCTGCCCAAGGACATGGATGGGGTGGAGATGGATGAGACTGACCGGGAGGTGGAATACTTCAAGAG GTTCTGTTTGGATTCTGCAAAGCAAACTCGTCAGAAAGTTGCTGTGAACTGGACCAACTTCAGCCTCAAGAAAACCACTCCCAGCACAGTTCAGTGA